The Spirosoma oryzicola region GCGTTCACTAAATGAAGTGGCGGTAGTTGGTTACGGAAGAACACTAGCTAGAAAGGGAATGGTCGCTGGCGCACCGGCAGAAGCTATATTTGATGCCGCTGCGCCTGCATCCGCTGAACTCAAACGCAGCGATTTTTCTCAGAGCGCGGTCAGCGAGCCTACTACGAAGGCAGAGCCCATCAACCCCCGCCGAAATTTCAACGAAACGGCTTTCTTTATTCCACAAGTAAAGACTGATGAACAGGGAAAGGTTGTGCTGAAGTTTACGATGCCCGAAGCGCTCACGCGTTGGCGTTTGCTGGCGTTTGCGCACACGAAAGACTTAAAAACGGGTACGTTAGAGCGGGAAATCATTACTCAAAAGGAATTGATGATTACGGCCAATGCACCCCGGTTTTTCCGGGAAGGTGATACCATCCGCGTAACGGCTCGTATCAATAACCTAACCGATAAGCCGATGTCGGTACTAGCAAGTCTTAACTTGTCCGACGCGTTAACGGGTGAGCCCATCACTCAGCAACTTATGCGTACAAGCCCACAAACATCGTTTAGCGTGGCGGCTGGTCAGGGGCAAGCGGTTGGCTGGACGCTTATTGTTCCAAAGGGTCTGGAAACGGTAACCTGTCGCTTAACGGCTCAATCCGGTTCGTTTACCGATGGCGAAGAGTTTACGGTTCCTGTAATGCCCAACCGGATGCTTGTCACGGACACACAACCGTTCTGGGTGAATGGGTCGGAGACGAAGGAGTTTAAGCTTAAAGCGTTGACTAACCTCAATCCGGAGTTACCCGTTCAGCACGAGCGACTAACCGTAGAGGTTACCAGCAACCCAAGCTGGTACGCCCTACAAGCGTTACCTTATTTAATGGAATACAGCTACGAATGTGCCGAACAGTTGTTCAGTCGGTTGTACGCCAATAGTCTTGCGGTTCACATCGTCAACAGCAAGCCATCATTCAAGCAGGTCATAGCCGAGTGGCAGAAAAATCCGCCAAAAAATCCTTTGCAGGCGAACGAAGAACTGCGGTCCATTGCGCTGGAGAACTCACCCTGGCTGGCCGACGCACGATCGGAAGCGGCTCGGCAGGCGCAACTAGGCCAACTCTTCGACCAAAACCGGATGACGACCGATCAGGAACAGACGCTCGAAAAGCTCCGTCAGTTGCAGACAAGTGAGGGCGGTTTCCGGTGGTTTGGCGGTATGGAACCCAGTCTGTCGATGACGCTGCATGTATTAGGTGGCTTTGGCCATTTGCAGAAATTAGGCGTTCGTTTTCCAGAAGCGCTTCAATCCGAGCTAAACGAGATGCAAGTCAATGCAGTCCGCTACGTCGATGCCGAGATGAAACGCCTGGTAGAGGAACAGAAGAAAACGAAAGCTAACCTGTCCTGGGACTTTTCAGCCGCTCAGTACCTCTACGCACGAAGCTTTTATATGGACAAGCCAGTAGACAAGGCCTTGCTGACTTATCTAAAACAGCGGGTAGCCGATAACTGGCTCAAACAAAGTCTGCAAGGACAGGCACTTTCCGCCATGGCTTTGCATCGGTTTGGTGATACTCAAACGGCGGATAACATTCTGCGTTCGCTGCTCGAACGGACGCGCCATTCAGACGAACTCGGTACTTACTGGCCTGACAATAAAAGTGGTATGTTCTGGTACCAGACACCAATCGAAACGCAGGCGTACTTGATTGAGGCTTTTGACGAGATCAAGCAGGATCGTACCCTTGTGGATACCATGAAACGCTGGCTCCTGCGGCAAAAGCAGACCCAGTCGTGGTCATCAACAAAAGCAACGACGGAAGCCGTCTACGCCTTGTTGCTGCGCGGCACCGACTGGCTCGATACAAAGCCCGGTACCCAGGTTAGTTTAGGTGGTCAGCCCATTGAAAATCGGGTTACCAAAACAGAAGCGATTACGGGTTATCAGAAAGTGACCTACGCTGCCGCTGAAATAAAACCCGAAATGGGCATTATCCAGATCACAAAAAAAGCTGCCGGTCCAGCCTGGGGAGCTTTGTACTGGCAGCACTTCGAACCACTCGACCGGGTTATGCCGGGTAGTGCGGGGCTATCGGTTCAGAAAACGTTGTACGTACAGCATGATTCGCCAACGGGTCCAATCATCGACCCCGTGACACCCCAAACGTCGCTTAAGCCGGGCGATCTGATCAAGGTTCGACTGATTTTAAAAACGGACCGGGCAATGGAATACGTTCATTTGAAAGATGGTCGTGCCTCAGGTTTCGAACCAACAGCGGCTTTGTCAGGCTACAAGTACCAGAATGGATTGGGTTACTACGAATCGCCCCGTGATGCTAGTACTGACTTCTTTCTAAGCTACGTCCCGGTAGGAACTCACGTATTCGAATATGATTTGCGGGTAGCCCAAACCGGTGATTTCTCGGCAGGTGTAGCTACTGTTCAATGCTTCTACGCGCCTGAGTTTTCGGCCCACTCAGCGGGCGAGCGGGTTAAAGTGAAACCGTAGTAAACCATTGTGTTATCAACAAACAAAAAAGCATGACCTTGCGAGAGATCATGCTTTTTTGTTTACTATGCTATTCTTATCTGGGCCCTCGACTACGTCCACCACCGCGATAACCACCATTATTAAAGCCACTACGCGCATTTGGACTATTATAACGGGGGGATGAATAGTAACGAGGAGACGAGTAACGCGGGCGAACGACAACCGGCGGTCTTGTGACCACTACAGGCGGACGGTAATAACCGTAGGGTCGGTAACCGTAGCCGTACCCATAGTTATAGTAAGGGCGAGGAGCATACCCCGGACCTGTGCTTACATAAGAAGGACCACAACTTGCCATCAGAACGACCAACAAACCAGCCGTCAGTAAAGGCATTCGTTTTATCGTTTTCATGATTTCTGTTTACTGTTTTGTTATTGAACCATCTGTTTATCATTTGGTTCGAAAAGCTTTATTGACAAAGAACCTTTCGAAATCAGCGTCGGGTTACGCATCCACCTACCAACGACGCCAGCCGTGCCCAGCCCATCCTCCGCGAGATCGATACCCATAACTAGGGTAGGGACGAACAATAACAGGCGCAGGTGACACTAAAACCGGTGGCGGAACGACGATAACACGTGGAGGCACCACCACTACCGGAGGCTGTCCAACAACGGGTGGATAAGGTCGCCCATATTGGTCATAGCGACTATAAGGACTGGGAGCAGGACAATTTGGATCATAGCCATTCCTGTTCGGGTATGTTTGTCCATAGCCGTTCGGATAATTTTGGTTAGGGTAATTTTGGCTATTAGGATACCCGTTTGGATAATTTTGGTCGTAACCGTTGTTCGGGTAGCTTCGATCATAACCAGGACCGTACCCTTGCCCAAAACTGACAGTAGCTATGCTTAACAAAAGCCCAGCTACTCCTGCAATCAACCTTGTTGTTTTCATCGCTATGGTAGGTTTTACCCAATTTACTCATTAGACTAAATTCACCTGCCAGCGTTTAATTGAAAACGGCTGTCATTCGGTTAAAGTATAATTAAAAAGCCTGACCGCATAGTTACGGTCAGGCTTTTTAGTGATCAGAAATACAACTAATTAGGCTTTCAATTTATTTTTCAGGTAGCCCAGCGCCAGTTTGTACGCATCAGCGGCTGCTTCTTTGTTGTAAACCGGATTGCTTGGGTTGGCAAAACCGTGACCAGCATCGTACATTTTTACGGTTACTTTTTCACCCGCCTTCTCCATGTTTTTCTCGAATTCTTTTACCGATTCAGGCGAGATCCCTTTGTCCTGACTACCGAAAATACCCAATACATCAGTATCGAGCGTTTTTAGTTTGTCAACATCCTGCTCCGGACGACCGTAGTACATCACGCATCCTTTAGCCCGATTGCCTTCCAGCATGGCCGATTGCAACGACAGCATACCCCCAAAGCACCAGCCGACGCTAGCGAACTCAGCTTTTGGACCTGCGTAGGCAATGGCCCCTTTCATAATGCTGCTAAGCCGGTCCTTGCTGGCTGCCTGCATCAGCTTTCCGGCTTCGGCGGGTTCGGTAGCCACTTTACCGTCATACATATCGACCGCCAGTACGTTCACGTCTTTGAGATCGTTGTAGAACGTTTCTGACTGCTGCTTAATATTGTCGTTCAGGCCCCACCACTCCTGGTAAACCAGAAGCCATTTATTGGAGGGCTTTTTTGATTTTAGCAGAAACCCATTAGCCGACTGACCGTCGGGTGTTGAGAATTTAACCATCTCGCCTGCACCCGTATACGTAAAGGGTAGGGGCGCTTCGTGCAAACGCTGGAAAGCTGGATCGGCAGCCATCGCCGACATATCATTCCCACTAGTGTGGCAGACAGGAATCGTTGCGGCTTCCTGCTTAGCCAATGGGAGCCCCGGAATAAACCAGGAATAGATCGACATAAAAAAGGAAAGTCCAGTAATGAAAACGATTTTCATGTGTTTGGTGATTGGTTATTGAAATTGTCGAGATAACGGAATGAGTAAGTGATTGGTTAGCACCCGATACACAAAAGGAGCAGATTGAGCGCTTAATGCGGCCAATTTACTCCTTTTGATTGTTTGATTGATTAAGCTTTGATTAACTCGAAGATCGTAATCTCGGGCAAAATACCTACCCGGCCTGGATAGCCGATGTAGCCATATCCTCTGTTGACGTATAAGCGCTGGTCACCTTCCTGATAGAGTCCTGCCCACTGCTTATAGAAATACTGCGCCGGACTCCAACGGACATCTCCCAGGTCAACGCCGAACTGCGCGCCATGCGTGTGACCGCTGAATTGAACGTCGATATCCGGATATTTAGGGCGCACCTCCGCATCCCAGTGGGTTGGATCGTGCGACAAAAGTAATTTGACCGGGTAATCTTCGGCACCGCTGTACGCTTTAGCGAGGTTACCAGCCCGCAGTGCCGCAGGACCAAAACCAAGGTTCTGAACACCAATCAATGCGATTTTATCGCCATTCTGTTCGAGAATTTTGTTCTCGTCCATCATAATATTCCAGCCCATCTGTTTGTGAGCAGCTACGACATTCAGCACGTTCTGTCGCTCCGCCTGTGCGCTCGGCCAGGCTACGTATTTCCCGTAGTCGTGGTTACCAAGCGTCGAATAAACACCTAATGGTGCTTTGACCTTATCGAAAATATTGATAAACTCATTTACTTCTTCGGCGCGGCTATTGACCAGATCACCGGTAAAAAAGACAAGATCCGGCTTCTGGTTCAGAAGCAAATCAACTCCTCCGCGCACTGCGGTCCGGTTAAAGAAACTTCCGGTGTGAATGTCCGAAATTTGAGCGATGGTCATACCGTTGAAACCCGAGGGTAGGTTTTTCATCGGTAATTTGATCCGGCGGACGCGGTAATCGTGAGCGCCCGACAAGATTCCCCACGTAAAGCCAACCAAGGGGACTGCTCCAACAACCAAGGCCGTTTTCATCAGGAAGTCAGACCGGGAAATCGCGTCGGAGGGCGTTGT contains the following coding sequences:
- a CDS encoding dienelactone hydrolase family protein, encoding MKIVFITGLSFFMSIYSWFIPGLPLAKQEAATIPVCHTSGNDMSAMAADPAFQRLHEAPLPFTYTGAGEMVKFSTPDGQSANGFLLKSKKPSNKWLLVYQEWWGLNDNIKQQSETFYNDLKDVNVLAVDMYDGKVATEPAEAGKLMQAASKDRLSSIMKGAIAYAGPKAEFASVGWCFGGMLSLQSAMLEGNRAKGCVMYYGRPEQDVDKLKTLDTDVLGIFGSQDKGISPESVKEFEKNMEKAGEKVTVKMYDAGHGFANPSNPVYNKEAAADAYKLALGYLKNKLKA
- a CDS encoding metallophosphoesterase, translating into MNRAAFLFALPAFMLLIDWYVWQAIKTLSRSASESTQRIITIIFWGFTVLSLLLYVVLQYMPPDSIGKNTRTFLWASIAIPYFSKIFAVLILFIDDLGRLFRWVVSFFYKPEVREAVVENTRETIAPNGTTPSDAISRSDFLMKTALVVGAVPLVGFTWGILSGAHDYRVRRIKLPMKNLPSGFNGMTIAQISDIHTGSFFNRTAVRGGVDLLLNQKPDLVFFTGDLVNSRAEEVNEFINIFDKVKAPLGVYSTLGNHDYGKYVAWPSAQAERQNVLNVVAAHKQMGWNIMMDENKILEQNGDKIALIGVQNLGFGPAALRAGNLAKAYSGAEDYPVKLLLSHDPTHWDAEVRPKYPDIDVQFSGHTHGAQFGVDLGDVRWSPAQYFYKQWAGLYQEGDQRLYVNRGYGYIGYPGRVGILPEITIFELIKA